A single window of Pseudophryne corroboree isolate aPseCor3 chromosome 5, aPseCor3.hap2, whole genome shotgun sequence DNA harbors:
- the PPP1R3G gene encoding protein phosphatase 1 regulatory subunit 3G, giving the protein MSHLESLHYKLFLHGEMPGGEPATENNSACERCTEQLHNTSQYRAQRQRARYHLEPHTPQVHPSDLLLSGMQQPQDMTTPVNDLQHHDQELPQRGAPDVHEQHCRPLLLQLSSSTNHDEHILRTALHSPGLEHLLQGANHQLGPTAVRKDVQVSRLQKGDGHLEDPQGELLNKLHGLNLGEQGVQVYSANEEQQLHPPLHTLGNVKLFSTDIKYPETLSTEESPRRRARSLPWNAIPEADVEEEEDSLMCCCKLKKKVKFADSFGLTLASVKHFLPSDEPLVPRAVLARLQSYPPTVCAQRAELNLEEDMFRAEWVPPSIIPAELLTRLDEQGVCLEQVSSSSWGVRGSVLVKAPEEKAQVKIRYTFNEWLSFLDCLAFAAEEGAPFHVPGTRRFYFNLNYPPSTSCLHFAICLNTGDGQELWDNNKGVNYTVSFQQDQLPEVQSSSPEQEEWGGSRLW; this is encoded by the coding sequence CAACGGAGAACAACTCTGCATGTGAGCGGTGCACAGAGCAACTCCATAACACTTCCCAGTACCGAGCACAGAGACAGAGAGCTAGGTATCACCTGGAGCCTCACACCCCACAGGTGCACCCCAGCGATCTACTGCTCTCTGGCATGCAGCAGCCCCAGGACATGACTACACCTGTAAACGATCTTCAGCACCACGACCAGGAACTACCCCAGCGAGGTGCACCTGATGTACATGAGCAGCATTGCAGACCTCTGCTATTGCAattatcctccagcactaaccatgaTGAACATATACTACGGACTGCACTGCACTCACCAGGGCTGGAACACTTACTGCAGGGAGCAAATCACCAGCTTGGCCCAACAGCTGTAAGGAAAGATGTGCAGGTATCAAGGTTGCAGAAAGGTGATGGCCACCTAGAAGATCCACAGGGAGAACTGCTGAATAAATTGCATGGATTAAATTTGGGGGAGCAAGGTGTGCAAGTATACAGTGCTAATGAGGAACAGCAGCTGCACCCACCTTTGCACACTCTTGGTAATGTCAAGCTGTTCTCTACTGACATCAAATATCCTGAGACCCTGTCCACAGAAGAGTCACCCCGCAGGAGAGCCCGGTCACTGCCATGGAACGCTATTCCAGAGGCTGATGTAGAAGAAGAGGAGGACTCTCTTATGTGCTGTtgtaaattaaaaaagaaagtGAAGTTTGCAGACTCTTTTGGGCTTACTCTGGCCAGTGTAAAACACTTCCTGCCTTCTGATGAGCCACTTGTACCAAGGGCTGTGCTAGCAAGATTGCAGAGTTACCCTCCCACTGTGTGTGCGCAAAGGGCAGAGTTAAATTTAGAGGAAGACATGTTCAGAGCAGAATGGGTTCCTCCATCCATCATCCCTGCAGAGTTACTGACCAGGCTGGATGAGCAGGGGGTGTGTCTGGAGCAAGTATCCTCATCTAGTTGGGGGGTACGTGGGTCTGTTTTAGTGAAGGCCCCAGAAGAAAAGGCCCAGGTTAAAATCCGATACACTTTTAATGAATGGCTGTCTTTCCTGGACTGCTTGGCCTTTGCCGCAGAGGAGGGTGCCCCATTTCATGTTCCAGGAACTCGGCGCTTCTACTTTAATCTGAACTACCCACCCTCTACCTCCTGCTTACATTTTGCCATATGCTTAAATACAGGGGATGGACAAGAACTCTGGGACAACAACAAGGGGGTGAATTACACTGTGAGTTTTCAGCAGGATCAGCTCCCTGAAGTCCAGTCCTCAAGCCCTGAGCAGGAGGAGTGGGGGGGTTCTCGGCTCTGGTAG